The DNA window cttccagcacGCTCGGCCCCCGGCCTCACCAGCCCTGACGCCTCCCCACCGCCacgctccccacagccccacaccacGCCTCCCCACTCCCTCGCCCTACTCCCGCACCCCCTCCACGCGCCCCCACGCCCCTACGCCTTCTCAACACCCTCTCTTCCAGGACCCCTCCACACCACAGGCATGGCCTGCTACGACCTCTGCCGCCCCTGCGGACCCACCCCGCTGGCTAACAGCTGCAACGAGCCCTGTGTCAGGCAGTGCGAGGACTCCCGCGTCGTCATCCAGCCACCCGCCGTGGTGGTCACCCTGCCGGgtcccatcctcagctccttcccccagaGCACCGCCGTCGGATCGTCCTCATCGGCTGCCGTGGGCAACGTCCTCAGCTCCCAGGGAGTGCCCATCTCTGGCGGCTTCGGCCTCGGCTCCGGCTTTGGAGGCCTGGGCTGCTTCGGCGGCCTAAGAGGCTGCTACCCCTGCTAAGGGCCCTCGCCACCACCCCTAACACCAGCCACCCAGACCCTGGAAGCCAAGGCATGCATGCAGGACGTACCTCCGCGCCTTCCCTGGCACATGGACCTGCCATCCACAGCTCTGCCTTGCTCAAGGCACCAAGCAAGGAAGCAGGGAAGGGCTCAGCCCAGGCTGCTGGAAACAGGGCCCACATACCTCCTTCTCTTCACCAGCTTCCTTCTCTGCATAGCCTCTTCTCTTGTGTCCACTACGCTCCGTGGCAACAAACTTCCCACAAGCGAAAGCCCACCAGGGGCCTCCAGTATGCAACTCCCACCCCGGGGCAGGAAGAGCTCCGTGCTCCCGCTAAACCCACTGCACGCAAGGGACCTCAGCTGACGGTCACCCTACCTCCATCTCAGA is part of the Balearica regulorum gibbericeps isolate bBalReg1 chromosome 2, bBalReg1.pri, whole genome shotgun sequence genome and encodes:
- the LOC142600684 gene encoding feather keratin-like; translated protein: MRKLCLDPLRHLGTSIKAGPVPLSLTHFSRRLLLRGPLHTTGMACYDLCRPCGPTPLANSCNEPCVRQCEDSRVVIQPPAVVVTLPGPILSSFPQSTAVGSSSSAAVGNVLSSQGVPISGGFGLGSGFGGLGCFGGLRGCYPC